The following are from one region of the Hymenobacter sp. YIM 151858-1 genome:
- a CDS encoding RagB/SusD family nutrient uptake outer membrane protein: MKKYLLLLSALLSIGLGSCDKEYLDPSAARQQDVLATADGLITVCNGLQYRYTVGGALSVLYNKVAAGGLATRELAILNVGNIEEFNVSEGGTSLRIDNGVVRNLWSQTQLIRSNADLVLANAGNAGDAGTRSGIVAYASIFRALALGTQAQFFEQAPLVTGPNAPFVPRLEVLRSAITQLEAAATQLSANPVSADFNSKIVPGIDLANTLQALIARYSLMAGDYDRAIAAAGRVSPTSRSVFNFDENTRNPLFEAAFGNRNVFEPTDANLGLTGALAPEAGDRRIPFYVRLSPTATQNRGLGFYTAASAPIPVYVPNEMLLIRAEAYARKNDLVNAVTELNRVRTSTAAAQLNSSNLPVAPPGAGLAPYAGPLTQEAILLDIYRNRLVELAFQGFRLEDSRRFGRPGPGAAGAERNRNFFPYPRVERENNSATPNDPAI; encoded by the coding sequence ATGAAAAAATACCTTCTGCTGCTGTCGGCGTTGCTGAGCATTGGCCTGGGCAGCTGCGACAAAGAATACCTCGACCCCAGCGCCGCCCGCCAGCAAGATGTGCTGGCCACCGCCGACGGCCTGATTACCGTGTGCAACGGCCTGCAGTACCGCTACACCGTGGGCGGCGCCCTGAGCGTGCTCTACAACAAAGTGGCGGCCGGCGGGCTGGCCACCCGCGAGCTGGCCATCCTGAACGTGGGCAACATCGAGGAGTTTAACGTGAGCGAGGGCGGCACCAGCCTGCGCATCGACAACGGCGTGGTGCGCAACCTCTGGAGCCAAACGCAGCTCATCCGCTCGAACGCCGATCTGGTGCTGGCCAACGCCGGCAACGCCGGCGATGCGGGCACGCGCAGCGGCATTGTGGCGTACGCCTCCATCTTCCGGGCGCTGGCCCTAGGTACGCAGGCGCAGTTTTTCGAGCAGGCACCCCTGGTTACCGGCCCCAACGCGCCGTTTGTGCCCCGGCTGGAGGTGCTGCGCTCGGCCATTACGCAGCTGGAGGCGGCCGCCACTCAGCTGAGCGCCAACCCCGTTTCGGCCGATTTCAACAGCAAAATCGTGCCCGGCATCGACCTGGCCAACACCCTGCAGGCGCTCATTGCCCGCTACAGCCTGATGGCCGGCGACTACGACCGCGCCATAGCCGCGGCCGGCCGCGTATCGCCCACGAGCCGCTCGGTGTTCAATTTCGACGAAAACACCCGCAACCCGCTGTTTGAGGCGGCTTTTGGCAACCGCAACGTGTTTGAGCCCACCGATGCCAACCTGGGCCTGACCGGCGCGCTGGCCCCCGAAGCCGGCGACCGGCGCATTCCGTTTTACGTGCGCCTGAGCCCCACGGCTACCCAAAACCGCGGCCTGGGCTTTTACACGGCGGCCAGCGCGCCCATTCCGGTGTACGTGCCCAACGAAATGCTGCTGATTCGGGCCGAGGCCTACGCCCGCAAAAACGACCTCGTCAACGCCGTAACCGAGCTCAACCGCGTGCGCACCAGCACGGCGGCCGCGCAGCTGAACTCGAGCAACCTGCCGGTGGCGCCCCCCGGCGCGGGCCTGGCGCCCTACGCCGGTCCGCTTACCCAGGAGGCCATTCTGCTGGATATTTACCGCAACCGCCTGGTGGAGCTGGCCTTTCAGGGCTTCCGGCTCGAGGACAGCCGCCGTTTCGGGCGGCCCGGGCCGGGCGCGGCAGGCGCCGAGCGCAACCGCAATTTCTTTCCGTACCCGCGGGTAGAGCGCGAAAACAACTCGGCCACCCCCAACGACCCGGCCATTTAA